One Bdellovibrio bacteriovorus str. Tiberius DNA segment encodes these proteins:
- the fliG gene encoding flagellar motor switch protein FliG, which translates to MKLHKSDNIEYENLKGFDKAAILINYLGKDAVKVLLRRMDDSDIRKLINQMSKLRVVPVHVTKRVLEEYYEMISETEDYIFSENISAKDTIVDALGEERARGILGGLNISTGGSRSLESLEMVDAKSLATFLVNEHPQTVAVILAHLEPEKKGEVLKRLPEALQAEVVLRMANLEHVDPELIAEIDRVLKNQLSNTATVEQAALGGVHPVAEMLNVMDKNTETAIMSRLEEKDPLLAEEIRKLMFVFDDIVKIDDRGIQSLLKEVANEKLLLALKTSSEEIRTKVFKNISARAAEMLREDLSNMGPSRLSDVESAQQEIVNVARRLEAEGKILIARGGSEDAMV; encoded by the coding sequence ATGAAACTTCATAAGTCAGATAATATTGAGTATGAAAATCTCAAGGGCTTCGACAAGGCCGCAATCCTGATCAATTACCTTGGCAAGGATGCGGTGAAGGTTTTGCTTCGCCGTATGGACGACTCTGATATCCGCAAGCTGATCAATCAAATGAGCAAGCTGCGCGTAGTGCCGGTTCACGTGACCAAACGTGTGCTGGAAGAATACTACGAAATGATCTCTGAAACTGAAGACTATATTTTCTCTGAAAATATCTCTGCCAAGGACACCATCGTGGACGCCCTTGGTGAAGAAAGAGCCCGGGGTATCCTGGGGGGCTTGAATATTTCCACTGGCGGATCCCGCTCTTTGGAATCCCTGGAAATGGTCGACGCAAAATCTTTGGCGACCTTCCTGGTGAATGAGCACCCGCAGACCGTAGCCGTGATCCTGGCGCATCTTGAGCCTGAGAAAAAGGGCGAGGTTCTGAAGCGTCTTCCGGAAGCCCTGCAGGCCGAAGTGGTTCTGCGTATGGCGAATCTGGAGCACGTGGATCCTGAATTGATTGCTGAAATCGACCGTGTATTGAAAAACCAGCTGTCCAATACAGCGACTGTCGAGCAGGCGGCATTGGGTGGTGTACACCCGGTGGCGGAAATGCTCAACGTTATGGACAAGAACACAGAAACCGCGATCATGTCACGCCTGGAGGAAAAAGATCCTCTGCTGGCGGAAGAGATCCGCAAACTGATGTTCGTCTTCGACGATATCGTGAAAATCGACGACCGTGGTATCCAGTCCCTTCTCAAGGAAGTGGCGAACGAAAAACTTCTGCTGGCACTCAAAACTTCCAGCGAAGAGATTCGTACGAAGGTCTTCAAGAATATCTCTGCCCGTGCGGCCGAGATGCTGCGTGAGGATCTGTCGAACATGGGTCCATCCCGTCTGTCCGACGTCGAGTCGGCTCAGCAGGAGATTGTGAACGTGGCACGCCGTCTGGAAGCCGAAGGAAAAATCCTGATCGCAAGAGGTGGTTCAGAAGATGCAATGGTCTAA
- a CDS encoding FliH/SctL family protein has translation MQWSNRASKSVLSKEVAEKTVLEFVPMRFDLGTPEQAMNYLAEKSKGSDFRMNDAVRVQTGIDQVEKGNDEEKVEVAALEKLKEIQEGAYQEAYRLGLEEGRKEAFEQVSADIAERMAGLDTLLLTIKELKKEMSGFNEAHLLKLMFQMASRLAKTELNSNNDAMVGILRDAVGLAQDEEEITVHVSQTQFDFLEELKSETGREFEFIKKIKFEPNAEVADGGCIVETNYGEVDARIEQRVEQLWSVLSENMPKVKDRIAG, from the coding sequence ATGCAATGGTCTAATCGCGCCTCCAAGTCCGTTTTGTCCAAGGAAGTGGCTGAAAAAACAGTGCTCGAGTTTGTTCCCATGCGTTTTGATCTGGGGACTCCCGAGCAGGCCATGAACTATCTGGCAGAAAAGAGCAAAGGCTCTGATTTCCGCATGAACGATGCCGTGCGTGTGCAGACGGGTATTGATCAGGTGGAAAAAGGCAACGACGAGGAAAAAGTCGAAGTGGCCGCTTTGGAAAAGCTGAAAGAAATCCAGGAAGGCGCCTATCAGGAAGCCTATCGCCTGGGTTTGGAAGAGGGCCGTAAAGAGGCCTTCGAACAGGTGTCTGCGGATATCGCCGAGCGTATGGCCGGTTTGGACACCCTGTTGCTGACCATCAAAGAACTTAAAAAAGAAATGTCCGGATTCAACGAAGCCCATCTGCTGAAACTGATGTTCCAGATGGCCTCCCGTCTGGCGAAAACCGAACTAAACAGCAACAACGACGCGATGGTGGGAATCCTGCGCGACGCGGTTGGTTTGGCTCAGGACGAGGAAGAAATCACCGTTCATGTGTCCCAGACTCAGTTCGACTTCCTGGAAGAACTGAAATCCGAGACCGGCCGTGAATTTGAATTCATCAAAAAAATCAAATTTGAACCCAACGCCGAAGTGGCTGACGGCGGCTGCATCGTTGAAACCAATTATGGTGAAGTCGATGCGCGCATTGAGCAGCGTGTGGAGCAGTTGTGGTCTGTTCTTTCTGAAAACATGCCCAAAGTTAAAGACAGGATTGCCGGTTAA